The bacterium nucleotide sequence CCTCTGGGATCGCCGCAGGGCGCTAGCGCTGACCGTAAGCTATCACGATTTCCTCTCGCTCACGAATTTCTCGGGGTCCTTGTCGAAGGCCGCCTTGCACCCCTTGGAGCAGAAGTAGTACGTCTGTCCCCGGTATTCGGAGGTGGCCGACGCTTTCCGTTCGTCGACGCTCATCCCACACACCGGATCCTTCGCC carries:
- a CDS encoding YHS domain-containing protein; amino-acid sequence: MCGMSVDERKASATSEYRGQTYYFCSKGCKAAFDKDPEKFVSERKS